ACGAGCGCGAGGCCGGCCGCAGCGGCTTTTTCGGCCCCGCCAGCCACTTCCACCACCGGCACGCGCCGACCGGCTGGAGCGCCTGGGAAGGCCCGCTCAGACCGCGCGCGTTCGACCTTAACGAGCTGCCGCAACAGGGCGCGATGCCTGTCGACGCGGCGACGGTGCTGAAAAACGCGCACTGCGACTTCCGCATCTGGAGCCTGGATAAGCCGATGCCGGCGCTGTTCCGCAACGGCGACGGCGACGACCTGCTGTTCATCCATCAAGGCAGTGGCGAACTGTTCTGCGACTACGGCCACCTGAGTTTCCGCGACGGCGACTACCTGTTGATTCCGCGTTCGACGATGTGGCGCATCGAGCCGGCCGAACCGGTGACGATGCTGCTGATCGAGGCGACGAACGGCGCCTACCAGTTGCCCGACAAGGGCCTGGTCGGCCCGCACGCGATCTTCGACGAGGCGATGCTCGACGTGCCCGAGATCGACGACGCCTTTCGCGCGCAGTACGCCGAGACCGAGACGCGGGTCGTCATCAAGCGCCGCGGCGCGCTCTCGACGGTGACCTACCCGTACAACCCGCTCGACGCGATCGGCTGGCACGGCAATCTGTCGGTCGCCCGCATCAACTGGCGCGACATCCGGCCCTTGATGAGCCACCGCTACCACCTGCCGCCATCGGCGCACAGCACCTTCGTCGCCGAGCGCTTCGTCGTCTGCACCTTCGTGCCGCGGCCGATCGAGTCGGACCCGGGCGCGCTGAAGGTGCCGTTCTACCACAACAACGACGACTACGATGAAGTCATCTTCTACCACGCCGGCGACTTCTTCAGCCGCGACAACATCAAGCCCGGCATGCTGACCTTCCACCCGTGCGGCTTCACGCACGGCCCGCACCCGAAGGCGTTCGCCAAGGCGCAGACCGCGCCCAAGACCTTCACCGACGAGGTCGCGGTGATGATAGACGCGCGCGACGCGCTGGAAACCGGCGACGCGATGGCGGCGGTCGAGTGGGGCGGCTACGTGGATAGCTGGAAGCCGAAGGATTAATCACGAGCTTGGCCGAGCCTGATCCGCCAGAGGCTCGGCCAAGCTTTCACTTCAAGAGACGAGACCCTTATGAAACTCGCCACCTACAAGAACGGCAGCCGCGACGGCGAGCTGCGCCTCGTCAGCCGCGATCTTTCCCGCTGCGTCGCCGTCACCGACATCGCGCCGACGCTGCAGGCGGCGCTCGACGACTGGCTCGACGCCGCGCCGCGGCTGAAGGAACGCTACGTAGAGCTCAACAGCGGCAGCCTCGCCGGCGTCGAAGCGTTCGACGAGGCACGCTGCCACTCGCCGTTGCCGCGCGCCTACCAGTGGGCTGACGGCAGCGCCTATCTGAACCACGTCGTACTGGTCAGAAAGGCGCGCGGTGCAGAAGTGCCGGAAAGCTTCTACACCGATCCGCTGATGTACCAGGGCGGCTCCGACGCCTTCCTCGCGCCGCACGCGGCTATCCCGCTGCGCGATCCGGCGTGGGGACTCGACTTCGAGGGCGAGGTCGGCGTGATCACCGGCGACGTGCCGCTGGGCGCCGATGTCGACGTCTGCGCGAGGGCGATCCGCCTCGTGCTGCTGGTCAACGACGTCACCCTGCGCAATCTGATCCCGTGCGAACTCGCCAAGGGCTTCGGCTTCTTCCAGAGCAAGCCGGCGACCAGCTTCTCGCCGGTCGCGGTCACGCCGGACGAGCTGGGCGCCGACTGGCATGGCGGCAAGCTGCACCTGCCGCTGTTGGTCGACTACAACGGCAAGCGCTTCGGCGAGCCGAACGCCGGCGTCGAGATGCAGTTCTCCTTTCCGGAGCTGATCGCGCACGTCGCGAAGACACGCGAGTTGTGCGCCGGCTCCATCGTCGGCTCGGGCACGATCTCCAACAGCGACCGGCGTGTCGGCTCGGCCTGCCTCGCCGAGCTGCGCATGATCGAGATCATCGACGACGGCGCGGCGCACACGCCGTTCATGCAGGTCGGCGACACGGTGAGGATAGAGATGAGCGACGCCGCCGGCGACAGCATCTTCGGCGCGATCGAGCAGAAGGTGGTCGCCCATGAGTGACGTGAGCTCGGCCAACCTTGGCACCGAACGGGTGCTGTACGGTTACTGGCGTTCTTCGGCCGCCTACCGCGTGCGCATCGCGCTCCACCACAAGAATCTGCCATTCGAGAACGTGCCGGTGAGCCTCGTCAACGGCGAACAAAGGTCGGCCGAGCACCTCGCACGTAACCCGCAGGGCCTGGTGCCGGCGCTCGTCGATCGCGGCGCGACCTTCACCCAGTCGCTCGCGATCTGCGAATACCTCGACGAAGCCTACCCGGACACGCCGCGGTTGCTGCCGTCGCATCCGGCCGAGCGCGCCGGGGTGAGGGCGATGGCGCAGCTCGTCGCGTGCGACATCCATCCGCTTTGCAACCTTAGGGTGTTGAAGTATCTCGAGGCCGAACTCGGGCAGGACGCCGACGGCAAGAAGGCGTGGGTCGCGCGCTGGCTGCACGACGGTCTCGCGGCCTTGGAGACGTTGGCCGAGCCGGTCGCCGGCGACTACCTGTTCGGCGACACGGTGACGCTGGCCGACGTCTTTCTCGCGCCGCAGCTCTACAACGCGCGCCGCTTCGACGCCGACCTCGCGCCTTACCCGCTGTTGCGCCGTATCGACGAAACCCTGGCCGAGCTGCCGTCTTTCCAGGCCGCCGAACCGTCGCGCCAGCCGGACGCGCAGTGAAGCGGAACGGTCATCTTGATGTCATCAAAACCCACCGAAGCGGGTTTTTTATCGGTTGAATACTTGACTCCCGCAAGTCGCTCTGATTAAATGCGTGCCTCTGATGCGCGAGCGTCAGGATGGCCAATTAGCTCAGTTGGTAGAGCAGCGGATTGAAAATCCGCGTGTCCTTGGTTCGATTCCGAGATTGGCCACCAAGAATTTCGCTTCATGCGCAGCGTGAGGCAAATCAGCCGGGAGCGATTCCCGGCCGTCGATGGCCAATTAGCTCAGTTGGTAGAGCAGCGGATTGAAAATCCGCGTGTCCTTGGTTCGATTCCGAGATTGGCCACCAAGCTTCAAGTCAAAAGCCCGAACCGCAAGGTTCGGGCTTTTGCGTTTCCGCCAGCTTCCCCTCCCCCGGTCGGTTTTTGCCGATTCGAATCCTTTCGCCAGGCTGGCGTGCCGCCGATGAAAACGGGCCGGCATGGCCGGCCCCCATCTACATGTCCTGCGCCTCGACGATGCCCTCGTGGTGCGCTGCGTGGCGTGGCAGGATCAGGTTGAGGATGATCGCCAGCAGCGAGCACAGGCCGACGCCGACCAGCGAGAAGCCGCCGAACTTCAGCTCCAGCGCGCCGATGCCGCAGGTCAGCACCACCGACACGATCACCAGGTTCCTGGGCGCCATCAGGTCGACCTTCGCTTCGATCAGCGTCTTCAGACCGATGCTGGCGATCGTGCCGAACAACAGCACCATGATGCCGCCCATCACCGGCATCGGGATCGACGCGAGCAGCGCGTTGAACTTGCCGAAGAAGGCCATCGCGATCGCGAACAGCGCCGCCCAGGTCATCGTCACCGGGTTGAAGTTGCGCGTGATCATCACCGCGCCGGTGACTTCGGCATACGTCGTCACCGGCGGGCCGCCGATCAGGCCGGCGATGCACACGCCGAGGCCGTCGCCGGCCAGCGTGCGGTGCAGGCCGGGATCGCGCGGGTAGTCGCGGCCGGTGACGCCGCCGATCGCCATCACGCCGCCGATGTGTTCGATCGCCGGCGCGATCGCCACCGGCAGCATGAACAGCGCCGCCGCCCAGTTGACCTCGGGCGTGACGAAGTGCGGCACCGCGAGCCATGGCGCGTCGGCGATCTTTTCAAAGTCCACCAAGCCCATGAAGCCGGCCACGGCGTAGCCTGCGATCACGCCGGCGAGGATGGGCACCAGCCGGAACATGCCTTTCGCGTAGATCGCGACCAGTACCGTCGTCGCGAGCGAGATCGCCGCCAGCATCAGCGCGGTCTGGTACGGAATCACCTGCTGGCTGCCTGCGCGGCCCATCGCCATGTCAGATGCGACGGTCGCGACGCTCAAGCCGATGACCATGATCACCGGGCCGATCACCACCGGCGGCAACAGCCTGTTGACCGCCGCGATGCCGCGCCAACGCACCAGGCCGGCGAACACGAAGTACATGAAGCCGGCGGCGAACAGGCCGAACATCGTCGACGGCAGCCCCCAGGTCTGCGTCGCGTAGATGATCGGCGCGATGAAGGCGAACGAGGAGCCGAGGAAGATCGGCACCTTGCGGCCGGTGCTCAGCTGGAACAAGAGCGTGCCGACGCCGGCGCCCAAGAGCGCGAGCGACGGGTTGAGTCCGGTGAGCAAGGGCACCAGCACCATGGCGCCGAAGGCGACGAACAGGATCTGCGCGCCGGCCAGCGCCTGCTTGAGTGGTTGGAACATGTTTTCCCCTGGATGCGGCCGATACGAGAAGGGGGAGCCGGATCGCGTCTCCCCCTTGAGGCTCGGCCAACCTTGCGCATGTTTAGACGTGTTTGGTGCCGAAGATCTTGTCGCCGGCGTCGCCGAGGCCCGGGATGATGTAGCCGTTCGCATCCAGGTGCGAGTCGAGCGCCGCGGTGTAGATCCGGACGTCCGGGTGCGCGTCGTTGACCGCCTTCACGCCCTCGGGCGCGGCGACCATCACGATCGCCTTGATCTGCTTGCAACCCTTGCGCTTGAGAAGGTCGATGGTGGCGACCATCGAGCCGCCGGTGGCGAGCATCGGGTCGATGATCAGCGCGATGCGCTCGTCGAGCGCGTCGACGAACTTGTCGAAGTAGGGGACCGGTTCGAGCGTCTCCTCGTTGCGGTACAGGCCGACGACGCTGATCTTGGCCGACGGGATCATGTCGAGCACGCCGTCGAGCATGCCTAGACCGGCGCGCAGGATGGGCACGACGGTGACCTTCTTGCCCTTGATCTGCTGTATCTCGACCTCGCCGCACCAGCCCTGCAGCGTGGTCGTCTCGAGTTCGAAGTCGTGCGTGGCCTCGTAGGCGAGAAGGCGCGCGAGCTCCTGCGTCAGCGCGCGGAATTTCTTGGTGCTGATCTCGCCTTCGCGCAGAAGGCCGATCTTGTGCTGGACCAGCGGATGTTTCACAACGTGGATGTTCATTGGTATTTTGCCCCGAAAGACGTGCCGGCAGTGAAGGGTAGGGTTGCCGGACGGATGTGCGGTGAATCGTGTTACCGGAGGAAATTCTAGCTCGAAACCGGGAAGGCCGGCGCGTCCCGCTAGGCGCGGAACTTGTTGCCTTGCCACGGGGTCAGTTTATTTACCTGTAAAGAAAGCGGGACTCGTCGATCGTCGCCAGGCCCACGACTCCCGCAGCAGAAAGGTGGTCCACGATGAAGAAAAACACCCTGATTTCTGTTTTGACGATCGCGTCGCTGCCGGCGATGGCCGCGGTCGACAACGCTCAACTGCCCGAAAACATCCGCGTGCCCGGCGGCCACGTCGAAAAGCTGCAGGTGCAGGGCGAGGGCAAAATCATCTACGTGTGCAGCGCGAAGGCCGGTGCGCCTGGCCAGTACGAATGGACGCTGCTGCAGCCGCAGGCGACGCTCTACAACGCGCAGCGCCAGCCGGTCGGCCAGTATTACGCCGGTCCGCGCTGGGACCTTGACGACGGCTCACAGGCGGTCGGCAAGCCGGTGGCCGGGATGACGGCGCAAGGCGGCATCCCGCTGCAGCTGGTGAAGATCGACGAGACGCGCGGCGAAGGCGCGCTGCGCAACACGAGCTACGTTCAGCGCCTCGGCACGCAAGGCGGCCTGCCGCCGACGTCGCTGTGCGACAAGATCAACGACCGCGCGGTCGAAGAGGTGCCGTACAAGGCGACCTATGTGTTCTACCAGCCGTCGAAGCCGTAAGGCGTACGACAGCACGGCAAAAAGCCCGGACCTCGCGGTCCGGGCTTTTTTGCGTCCACAAGGTTGGCCGAGCGTCAGGCCAACGCCGCGATCTGGCGCTTGCGGCCGGCGGCCATGCCGCACAGCAAGGCGCCGCCGCCGTACATGACGTAGACGAGTGCGGCGACATGCCAGTTGTGGAACAGGTCGTGACCGAGGCCGACCAGGAACGGCCCGGTCGACGCGAACAGATAGCCGAAGCCCTGCGCCATGCCCGACAGCTGCGCGGCGACCTGCGCGTCAGGCGCGCGCAGCACGATCAGCGTCAGCCCTATGCTGAACATGCCGCCGAGGCCGAGGCCGAGCGGCACCGCCCAGAACCACACGGTAGCCAGCGGCGCGAACACGAGGCCGAGGAAGCCTGCGGTCGACAAGGACAGCATGATCGCGATCATCGCGCGCTGGTCGCGGAAGAAACGGCTGGCGAGCCACGGCGCGCCGAACGCTGTGGTCAGCTGGATCATCGTCGTGATCGACAGCACGAAGCCCGCCGCCAGCGGCGTGAGGCCACGGTCGATCAGGATCACCGGCAGCCAGCCGAACACGATGTAGGCGTGCGACGACTGCAGCCCCATATAGCCGGTCACCTGCCAGGCGAGCTTGTCACGCCACAGGCTTTTGGGCTTCGCCAGATGGGCGGGTTCGACGTGGGGCGGCTTCGCCTGCGGCATCCAGACGACGGCGGCCAGCAGCGCCGGCAGCGCCCAGAACGCGAGGCCGACCTCCCAGCTGCCGGTGGCGTCGCGCACCGGCACCGTTACGCCGGCGGCGAGCGCCGCGCCGAGGCACAGCGCCAGCGTGTAGAGGCCGGTCATGATCTCGGCCTTGTCGGGGAAGTCGCGCTTGACGAGGCCGGGCAGCAGTA
This DNA window, taken from Crenobacter cavernae, encodes the following:
- the maiA gene encoding maleylacetoacetate isomerase gives rise to the protein MSDVSSANLGTERVLYGYWRSSAAYRVRIALHHKNLPFENVPVSLVNGEQRSAEHLARNPQGLVPALVDRGATFTQSLAICEYLDEAYPDTPRLLPSHPAERAGVRAMAQLVACDIHPLCNLRVLKYLEAELGQDADGKKAWVARWLHDGLAALETLAEPVAGDYLFGDTVTLADVFLAPQLYNARRFDADLAPYPLLRRIDETLAELPSFQAAEPSRQPDAQ
- a CDS encoding fumarylacetoacetate hydrolase family protein, whose amino-acid sequence is MKLATYKNGSRDGELRLVSRDLSRCVAVTDIAPTLQAALDDWLDAAPRLKERYVELNSGSLAGVEAFDEARCHSPLPRAYQWADGSAYLNHVVLVRKARGAEVPESFYTDPLMYQGGSDAFLAPHAAIPLRDPAWGLDFEGEVGVITGDVPLGADVDVCARAIRLVLLVNDVTLRNLIPCELAKGFGFFQSKPATSFSPVAVTPDELGADWHGGKLHLPLLVDYNGKRFGEPNAGVEMQFSFPELIAHVAKTRELCAGSIVGSGTISNSDRRVGSACLAELRMIEIIDDGAAHTPFMQVGDTVRIEMSDAAGDSIFGAIEQKVVAHE
- a CDS encoding CynX/NimT family MFS transporter encodes the protein MSSPRPVCAPDASRLHDELLIDAEANDPPAPPKAGVNRLLIAGMVLIAVNLRPALTSLSPLLDEVKSATGLTATGAGLLTTLPVLCLGLFAPLAPRMARRIGAERTLMIALAVLAAGCALRSFFGVSGLFTGTMLAGAGIGIAGVLLPGLVKRDFPDKAEIMTGLYTLALCLGAALAAGVTVPVRDATGSWEVGLAFWALPALLAAVVWMPQAKPPHVEPAHLAKPKSLWRDKLAWQVTGYMGLQSSHAYIVFGWLPVILIDRGLTPLAAGFVLSITTMIQLTTAFGAPWLASRFFRDQRAMIAIMLSLSTAGFLGLVFAPLATVWFWAVPLGLGLGGMFSIGLTLIVLRAPDAQVAAQLSGMAQGFGYLFASTGPFLVGLGHDLFHNWHVAALVYVMYGGGALLCGMAAGRKRQIAALA
- a CDS encoding uracil-xanthine permease family protein, with the translated sequence MFQPLKQALAGAQILFVAFGAMVLVPLLTGLNPSLALLGAGVGTLLFQLSTGRKVPIFLGSSFAFIAPIIYATQTWGLPSTMFGLFAAGFMYFVFAGLVRWRGIAAVNRLLPPVVIGPVIMVIGLSVATVASDMAMGRAGSQQVIPYQTALMLAAISLATTVLVAIYAKGMFRLVPILAGVIAGYAVAGFMGLVDFEKIADAPWLAVPHFVTPEVNWAAALFMLPVAIAPAIEHIGGVMAIGGVTGRDYPRDPGLHRTLAGDGLGVCIAGLIGGPPVTTYAEVTGAVMITRNFNPVTMTWAALFAIAMAFFGKFNALLASIPMPVMGGIMVLLFGTIASIGLKTLIEAKVDLMAPRNLVIVSVVLTCGIGALELKFGGFSLVGVGLCSLLAIILNLILPRHAAHHEGIVEAQDM
- the upp gene encoding uracil phosphoribosyltransferase, whose protein sequence is MNIHVVKHPLVQHKIGLLREGEISTKKFRALTQELARLLAYEATHDFELETTTLQGWCGEVEIQQIKGKKVTVVPILRAGLGMLDGVLDMIPSAKISVVGLYRNEETLEPVPYFDKFVDALDERIALIIDPMLATGGSMVATIDLLKRKGCKQIKAIVMVAAPEGVKAVNDAHPDVRIYTAALDSHLDANGYIIPGLGDAGDKIFGTKHV
- a CDS encoding homogentisate 1,2-dioxygenase, whose amino-acid sequence is MRKWISFPHKAGTVSRQAHADFPAAGIYEREAGRSGFFGPASHFHHRHAPTGWSAWEGPLRPRAFDLNELPQQGAMPVDAATVLKNAHCDFRIWSLDKPMPALFRNGDGDDLLFIHQGSGELFCDYGHLSFRDGDYLLIPRSTMWRIEPAEPVTMLLIEATNGAYQLPDKGLVGPHAIFDEAMLDVPEIDDAFRAQYAETETRVVIKRRGALSTVTYPYNPLDAIGWHGNLSVARINWRDIRPLMSHRYHLPPSAHSTFVAERFVVCTFVPRPIESDPGALKVPFYHNNDDYDEVIFYHAGDFFSRDNIKPGMLTFHPCGFTHGPHPKAFAKAQTAPKTFTDEVAVMIDARDALETGDAMAAVEWGGYVDSWKPKD
- a CDS encoding DUF3455 domain-containing protein, encoding MKKNTLISVLTIASLPAMAAVDNAQLPENIRVPGGHVEKLQVQGEGKIIYVCSAKAGAPGQYEWTLLQPQATLYNAQRQPVGQYYAGPRWDLDDGSQAVGKPVAGMTAQGGIPLQLVKIDETRGEGALRNTSYVQRLGTQGGLPPTSLCDKINDRAVEEVPYKATYVFYQPSKP